agtgatACTTTTGTGTTATGTTTAACATCACATCCAGTCATTGGTGTTGTTTGCATGGTGAATTGCCTCAGTCAGTTGGACAGATGGAATGTTATCCAATAACATGGTGcgtcttttttaaaaactctttcaGCGATCGGTCTTTCTGACTTGACTCGACCTGAGATCTGGCCCATGCGTGCTCAGTAGAATGTATTCACTAATGTGGTTCAGAGAGCACTGCTGCAGCTCTCTCACAGAGGCATGGGAGGAGGGGCTGCTGACGTCTTTGGGTTTATCCTGGCCCCGTCTGTGGCATACATGTTGTGCTTTTACTCAGAAATATGCCATAAGTGAAGGCAGAAAAAGTTCATGAGTCACAGAGGGTCTTGCAGAACAGAGCGGTCTTAACTCCACCAAGACTTTGAACTAAAATTAGGTAAGAATTTACCCTCACATGTTAACATCCCGTGACACTGCATCATTATTTATTAAACACGACAAAATAGTACAAGTAGAGAGTAAAAAGCTCAATGTGTCCCCTGGCTTGGTGGTGTAGTAGCTttaacagttgttttttgttaaatcttTTTCCAGTCCACAAATGTTGTGCTGCACATCTTGGCCATTGTATGGCTGAAGTCTCCTAATTTGTTCAGATGTAACTCTACAAAACTCAGCTGTGCTGTCCTGCTTGTTTCTGAAAGGAACGATTATTCCTCCTGACAACCTGTTCAAACAAAGCCATGCGGCAAAGAGTGGTTCTGATTGAATTGTGTTGAACTTTAACACTAGCCAATCTGCAGTGGGACGCTTGGATTTGTTACAATTCCTAAAGTAAAAAGTTGACCTAAGGCTAAATTTGCTGCTAAATGTTTTCCACTCTTATTATTTCCTCACTGAAGGACAATGGTCTGCAGATTTTCTAAGCACTTCTTGGGTAAATGGACAACATTGCAACAATATTAAGTTGTTATTAAATTATAGAAGAGGTCTCATTAGTGCTCATTCATCAAACAAATGTAGTAGATTTGCATCATTTGGTTGTTGatattttcaaactgcttttgcaTTTTGATGCATTTGTGAATGACCTGGTTTGATTGTGTTAATTTGTCTCTATGTGATAGAAAATCattttgatttaataaaaatccTGCTGGCGTGGCCCTGCAACGAACCTGAAACCTAATCAGTTTGtgccctgcctttgcccaattCTGGCTGCGAAAGGGGGCAACatcgtgaccccgaaaggcgagtttagaagatggatggatggaggaatccAAGTGTGAccttttatatttgtttattttaaacaattgttCACAAGATCTGCCAACTTAAGTAGCTTCCGAACTTTGATGACATAACAACAAGTGGGTGTCGCTCTGTGGATGACAGCTGTGTTTACCTTAATGTCAGCCTCTGGAGAGATGTTGTCTTTCAGGCTCTCTATTGGTGCTATCAGGAAGGGACAATGATTCTGCAGGACCTTGATTACAGCAaacatttaaatcagaaaaaaaactctgcaaGATTTTTTAAGGTCATGCCATCTATTTAcacttttaacatttcttttataaCATGAATATCAGTTGCACCCTCCATGTCTCCTACCTCTTTTAAGCCATCCTGAGTCATTGCTCTGAAGGACAGGATCACCCCAATGATGGTCATCCTCTTCAGGACATTCTCTCCACCTGgaagcacacacacatggatcaggTTTCACTTCAGCCCTGACTGACAGCCCTCCATTGCAATAATTTATGATCATTTATGATGATCCTGGTACAGGGTGTCTTATTTTTTAATACTCTGCCAAAATTCACAAAATTACCttatatattttgaaaaaggACTATTTTTGCTTGCTTGTGTttcatttatgcaaaaaaatgctGGTTCTTTTATATTTATGACCATTctaacaacaacataaaagacAAATCATTGTGTGGCTGCAACTGGGTTGTGGTCGGGGGGAAATCGACCCGAAAGCCTCTGTAAGTGTTGAaggctgcagacccctgatccACTGCATCCTCTAAAATGTTGgtcaaacaagaaaagaaatcatttaaatCTCGATTTTACTTGTTATTTGGATCATGATTAAAATGTCCTGATATCAAATTACTTTTAAGCAAAGGAACACCTAGCACCTATTTGCAGTGTGTAGTACAAAAATGACTGTTTGTGGCTCAGACTAATTCATGGTGCTTATTCACCCTCAACTCATTTTCAAAGTTACTCCCTCTGACTTTGTGCTTGATATCCTATGACTTTTTTAACATCTCTTTTGTAAGGTCTGTCTTCTCTTAATACCTTTCACTCTTATTTCATCGTACATGTTCAACTTCTCACCTGTGAGCTTCTTTTTAAGAGTGACCATTTCCTCCGGCTTGCCAAAGTTATTTTTCATCTGAACCAGGATGTCCATGTTGTCTATCACCATTTTCTGATAGACAGGAAAAAAGAAGTGATAAAACACCTACTGTTGTGAGTAATAATGCAGATGCCAAAAGCCGTGACAGTTCCGGCTGACATCTCATTTTACAATTCTTCACTTTAGTCAAAGGTGTCAAAGTGGTTTAACAGTGGTTTAACTCATTTTATGAGAGatacttttttcttaaacaacTTTTGCAGAATAAAGTAGGCGGTACTTTAAGTGTATTCAGGGCATTACCTCCTTATGAACTATTTCATTTCACTAAACCAATTAAACCACATTTTTTGCCTTTTCGAGTAAATTAGGATTTCTTTTTGGAGGCAGAAATAACAAGCTCTGAGCTTTTACCTGGGAAACTGAATTTTCTGCTTTGGATCAACTGATCTTTGTTATGCAAAGTGAATCTACATATATTGTATtgttaaaaccagaaaaatgtTGTTCATCCTCCAAAAGAGACTCACCTGCAGAACCATTGGCAGATAAATAGCAGTTActatgtttcaaaataaaagtaagctTCAACACTtctatgtatttaattttaaaatgttttttttttacctgtcatCACTTTTGCAAAATATAAATTACTGTGTAGTACTGctgcattattttaaaatcGCCGTTATCTAAATCTGGTTAgggaagtgattttttttcctgtcataaGCAGTGGTCCCCTTTGTTGATTACAGTTCCTGGTAAATGTCCATACAAACCCAAACAGCACTGATTTGCATTACCAATCAAAACAATGTGAACAGTAGTTACAACAGCAACTGAAGAAATCTCAAAGTATCTCCAGTGAGGAAAGGACCTGCTGTTGCATCATCTTTTGCATTACAAAAGCATTGtgcatttgtttaataaaagcatttactggaaaaaaatatcTGTATGTGAAGGTGGTATGTTCATGTAAATCAAACTACTCATATTAGTTAGGGGTTGGGAAGGATTAAacaatttgaaatttgaaacatttgataaTATTCATTCTACATTTTTGTGACGTGCTAACTACAAGTCAAATGACAACAGTGGtactaaaaaaacatgtttcaaaacCCAAAGGCTGCAAGAAAGAAACTTGGCCTGAAATTCACTTTGACTAACTTAAAAAgcctctttgtttatttatgtctgCGTGCTACTTTACCTTTAGCTCACTGACTTGCGAGGTGATGTGCCACATCAGGTTCTCACTCAGAAACTTCAAACCGTATGGTCCAATTAGCTCTGCCAGGGCCTGCAGCTCTGTTTAGAAGGTAAAATGTTGAGAAATGTGATGAATAGATACATGTCAACAACAATAAGGAGTAGTGATTTTGAAGGTTTGCAAAGCCTGGCATGTGAGCTAAATAAGTAGGGGCAGAACTTGAATCAATGAGCAGTCTCCTACAGTTATTAATCTATTTCCTTGATAAATGGAtgagggtggatggatgaagatgtgTGGAAGACAAATTGAAGGTGGTTAATGGACTCTCCATTGAATCCCTCTGAGGCAGCCAGAAGCCTCACTGGGGAGTAAATATAGACAGTGGTGAGCTTTGAGTTTAACTTAAGTCAAGTCTGTAGTGCAGAGATCTGCAATGTAAAGTTTTCAGCTAAATACCTGAGTTGAATGTTCTGTTATgtgaaaatacagatttttttagacAGAAGGAATCCCTGTACCATAGTAAGTAGGTGGTGTGGAGTCAAAAATAAGTGACAGGTACCATATGGAATGGGCTTGTAAGGTTAATGATTAGCAACAGTGAATTAAAACATGCTCTGAAACATGGAGCGTTTGACAAGTGTTGTCCAGTAACACTGCTGTTAACGTCACATTGTCAGTTGAAACAATCCACTGTCACTCTGCATGCACAAAACCGACAAAGATCTGCAAGTTCTGCATTATCTGCCAAGTTGTGAGTCATTTCTGAAGCTGCGGTTTCAAGATAATAAGATGCAAACATCACACAAATGTGTTTGCCTGTTTGGTGTTTTAATACTTTAATACCAGCTGTGCGCATCACATTCAAACTCACAGtgaactttaaaaaaggttttatctaAGGATGCCAAAAGCCATGTGTTATCGGTCAAATGGATCTGAATGGTCATTAAAAAGCACACAATAAACCATGTTTCCACACAAATCATTTCTATGTGAGCTCCTGTTGTTTTATTCTGTCTTATTCTTTCAGTTACTTCCTTGGTAGTGGAccaaaaaagggttaaaaagacaATTAAAGCTTATGAAACAACTCATCAAACATTACCACATTGTTGTGTCACAGAAGCTAACCTGCAACATCTGAGAACTCCTCTGCTCTCAAACTGTGTTCATTGTCAGTAGTCTGACTGACAAAGCAGTGCCTTGTTGGACAGTGTACAATCAGGGAGTTGCTGGCTTGACGTAACAGACCCTCCAGGTACCTAAATTGTAGAAAACATTTGCATAGCATAAATCCAAAGTCTAAGAGAAAGTAAGCCgagaaagacaaatatttgagtgataaaactattttttctttgaataaatgTTTCCCCTACCCACCAGTTTGTGTAGAGAGTTGTAATGGTCTGCCCTCCGTGGGAGTCCAGTGGCTGTGTTTGCTGTAAAAGGACAGTCTTCACCAGCCGGGTGACGTCAACATTGATGTAGCTGGAGAGGCCATGAAGGCTGGCTGTATAGGCTCTTATTGCGGCCAGGAGGTCAGAGGGGCGCGTTATCTCCTGGGTGGTCTGGTTGTAATTGGCCATTCTCACGATGATTCTGGGGAAACATGTATAAACAATGTCTCCTGTCACCAACTTGAGAGCAGTTAGCTGAGACCTTAAAATGACATAAACAGCTCACAGTGACTTTGAACCACCTTCATCAGATTGGCACAAGTACTGCGCCAGAATTTTcctgcacattacaatgtattGTCTTAAAGaccatttatttttatcaataaTTCAATATAAACATATAGACAAGAGAAGACCAAGATGTTACAAAAAAGATACTGAGTTAACCTTTGGTTTACCCTGGTAATTGACAAAAAATGCAAAGATAAGTACTTACAAAAGTGTGGTGTATGTactaaataaacttaatttaaaaaaaaaaaaaatcaatgtgatTTACAgaccaaaatatttaaatttaacatGATTTTTCCTAGGAAAACCAATCTTGTTCGTTTTATCAGATTCAACAAACTGATAACTGTCATAAACTAGGTTAGGAATCTCCACATTGCAATTGCCAGATAGCAACATTTGGTctgaaaaagtacaaatatatttgtaaatgaaatttgatttatgaatttaaattaataaacattGCAATTTCTgagtgaaaatgtatttaatctgAATAATTGACTTTAAACCCAGGCAAGAAGAGCCTGGTTGCAGCACAAACTGACATGAACTTCGACAttaaatcttcattttttactctttgctgattaaattaaagaaaaggtcACATTTACATGAGGAAAAGATCATTTTGATAGAATACACCTTGTTGCAAGGATGAACAGTTTTCCTATTGTTGTTATTTCATATGGTAAATGAAGTGAGTGTGAGTGTTTTCATGTAGAAGGACAGTCACACAGCTAATTGAGATTCCAGCAAGGAGTCAAAGAGAGGCattagaaaaaataatactTGGATAATTCATGGCATATTCTGACAAATTAactatatttaaaatgaaacatccCACTTCTGAAGTTTCAGAATGATTTGGCTGTTATTGTATTCCTGACACTTATTATTAAAGAAATTGACacattgcataaaaaaaaacgaaactcTCACTTCAGGGAAGAACTCCACTACAGAACATAAAGTAAAGCTTTCAGTGAGCATACTCAGAAAAGCGTTGCTCCAGATGAGAGAGAAGGAACTCTGTGGGAACTACAATGTGGTCGAAATTGAGAAAATCACTGCAGAGACTGTAGGTGGAGCAGAGCTCTCTCAGGATCAGATGCAACTTGTCCAAACTGAAAGACACATGGGAAAGAAAGATGTATAATTATTAAATTTAACCTGGTAAATTTGTTTGCTTTATCCTGCAAACAAGATAATAAAATAAGTAAGAGAACTACAAGTGGGTCTCCAAAATGATGCAGAGGATGAGGATATAAAAACAGGGATGTACAGTATTAgcatttatttagatttaaaagaAGCTGTAAGGCTTTGAGCAACAATTTATCAGACTGAACGTCGATACAgagtaatgttttaaaaaaagagatattAAAGAACAAGTCTGAGTTTGAATGTTTCAGCAAAGACaactaattttgttttaaaagattttttttagatccatctagttttttatctttttaagtaAGCTCAGAGTCTCCaagtgaaaatgtaaaactatTAACAAATTATGACAAAAGACTTCTTGTTTgactttaacattaaaactgtgTCTACCTGTATTTGCAGAAGAAAATCCTCAAATCCAATAATAGGTTATCTTGATCACAAAGTGTTTTGTTGACTTAAACAAGCAAATATATATACTGCTTAAATCCCCAAAGGTAAAAGTTGCATTATGATACATAACGTTTTCTGCAAAACTTCAAAATACTGTTAAATTTTGTGTAAAAGTGCTTCGCCATCACTCCATATACCCTTTTACTTCCACCCTGTTCTTACAGACATGTAGGATAAAATATAGACCCCtgtgaaaacacaaataagACCTTTCAAAGACCTTCCTGTAgcctgtgtttgttttgtccGTTCTCGGCTGTTGTGGAAATGTCCTTGGAAGCAAAAGGGCTCATTCCGTCTGCAGCTATAAATGTCTCAAACTAAGTTTGAAAACCAAAACAGCTTTCTCCTAACTTTACACGAAATTTGCAAAGGAAAAACAATAGTTTTGactatatatttaaaaacatactGCATTTAGTCTTGCCAAGGACAGTAATCTACAGTATAAATGAAAGTTGTGATCACCATGACTTATGCTTTCagtcaataaaaaataagttcacATGAAGCTCAAATTTGTCATTGAATTATATCAAACTACAACTTCAGACCTAAAAACATGTTACTATTTATATAATTTGATTTGAGGAGAAGtttgggtctccctgtgccggtccccagcctggataaagtACGGGGTTGTGTCTggaagggcatccagtgtaaaaatctctgccaaactacctgtgcgaatcagtgaaaaGTGATTCGGCTAATCCTTGAAGGGATAAGCCAAAAGTTGAACAACAACATTTGAATATGTTGATTTGATTGTGTTGCCAACTTTCAGTAATCagaaatttaataataatactgagaatttatacatttattatgCCAGAATCATTTTGATGCAGTGAGATCTGCAGGCAAATTACATAAATgttctgaataaaaataaaaatgctaacTTGGTGGTCACTGTCCTGTCCTTCCTCTGGCTTTCAGCACCTGGCTTCTCCTTCTGAACTTCTCCTTTTTTAGGCACAGCCTTCTTTTGCTTCCTGTGTCGAGCAGCACTGATAGACTCAGCACAGTGCTTGGGCAACAGCTGATGAAGAATGAAGCGAAAAAAGTTACCATCAAAATGAACGAATAGGAGAGGAAGAAAGTAGAACATCAACTTAAAATGACCAAATACAActttacagctgtttttttcccccacatatTACTGGAAGATCATATTTTACATGAGCAATTAGAAAATAATACTGCAGTAATGAACTCCAGGGTTTCAAAATGGTCTTATCAGCTAGTTAAATTCCCCAGTCACCTCACAGCCCCAGTTAAAATAAACCCAGGCCAATTGGATGATAGCATGATCATATTTGGACATGGATTTTGGCAGAATCAGACAGTGCAATTTGCTTTCTGAAATGTGAAATTCTCAGACTCCACCTGGTCGTTCAGATTGCGCTGCTCTGCACATATCTCTAAGACGACACTACTGGTTTGCTTGGCTATCTGCTCCAAGAAGGTCACACAAAGGCGCAAACTCTTCTTCTCCAGTATATCCATCTACACACAAGAAGCACAGCACACAAAAGACACAACAAGAGAGTGGGATCAGCTTAGACAGTTGTATTTATCTGCAATAATCATCTACCTAGATACAAAACAAGTTATCATACAGATGCAAATCTCAATGTTTTGAATTCCTATAATTACAGAATGTTTGTTATTGATGTCATAATCTACAGTGAAATGGAGAAATAGAAGTTGACTTGTAAAGGATGGAGCATATAACTGAACACTGACCTCTTCTGGACACAGAGAGTGTCCACAGTGGCTGAAGTGAGAACAGACGGAGGGGAACGCCATGAGGTACTGCTTCATAAGTATCTCCTCATTGCTCTGGTTAAACATCTTCTCAAAGACATGGgggtaaaaactaaaaagaaacaataaataaatcttaaaacTCATTCAGAAAATAATTCCTGAAGATAAAACCAGAGATAAGACTGACCAGAGGATAGAGAGCTCAGATGTCTCCTGAAGCATTTCTTCCATACTGTCTACCATCTTGGTGTGGAACTGAATCATGTTCATGACTTTTGCCAAGTCAGGATATTCCTTCAGTGGAAGAGGGGCCTTAATGACACTTGTGTAtgcctaaaacaaaaacaaaaaaggtctaatgtacatattttaaaatatatacagtttttGATGATGAACAATTAGACATCAGACCTGTAAACGCAGCCAGTCCAGTCTCACTGCTCTGAAGTCAAACTCCTCCTTGTTCTCCACTGTAGAAATAAGACTTTGCAATTATCACCAGGACATTAGAATGtgtttaaaaagcttttgaaaaatatttataagtACAATATTTATGCcaaagtaaaaaattaaaattgagaCAAAAGTTTAATTCCTGTAAGAAGActgaggattaaaaaaataaattctggaGAGATTTATAGTAAAAAATGTTAGATTAAatctaaaggccatgtcacacagccaccatATAACaggaaccgtgcgtgattattgcactgtttatatgcaattcattagtgatcaGAGCATCAATTACACACttttaatgtgatatgtgcAGGATATAAAAGTTATGCATTTATGGTATCCAACATTTTTTGTCAGCTTTATTCAATTTGCTCAAAGGATTTAGAGTCTCGCATTTAACTTTGGTTTAATCACAGTTTAGGTCAGCACtgagtaaaacaaacaaaagaaaaataaaaaaatttaaaatacatgGTAGTAAAATAgaacgagaaaaaaaaagcaaaaaattccAGAAAGGCTTATAATTGAACAGTCTGGGAACTCATTAGCTAAATCAGAAAGAATTCAAGATGATTCAATACCTTTCACAATCTTTATTGTTCAACTAtgtaatgtttctatttatattTCATGCAGGTTAGCTGTTGTAAAGGTTACCTTGTTTAATGGAGAGAGCCGACAGGGTCGAGACAAATGAGCTCAGAAGGACTGACTCCTCCTCCGGACAAACAGACAtgttctaaaatgaaaaaagtaagaGTAAGATATagaaatgctgcaaaaacatGATAGATATGTTTACTCTGTAAAATTCCACTGGCAACAACAAAACGTAATCATTTTAAGctctttatgattttatttccatcaaaacacattttcagttaCCTGTATGGTGTCATTGAGAACCAGTGCATCAAACTGTGCCAGGTACTGAACATGATATCGCTGAACTATTTTGCTGTATTTTCTCATTAGACTTCTTAACCTCTCCATGTGGAACAGCAGCTCCGCCATCTgactgaagaaaatgaaaaaggtaaTAAACAGGGTGCCCACATTTTCTGTTGGCTGATTTCAAGTCTAACTTATTCTGATAAATGTAGTGAGCTGCTGTGCTGCGCAGTGGCTTAATGAGAGTTCACAGTAAcactgaaaaagaaatgaaccGTCTTTTCAGTCAAGTTTTCAGTCGCCACGCCCCATTTACTTTGGTGCACTGCATCAAAATAAACTGACAGAGTTTGCTTGTATGACAAAAGCAGCCACGACAGTCCTGACCGCCTTAGTACCTCCGACCTACTTGTCGTTGTAGTCCTCTGGTGTCTTTATCTTTGGCATACTCTCAGAATGTCTGACGAGCCATTGGACCTCGTCGCGGGAAAATGAAAGAGCCATGAAGACAAACAGAGCCTGTGGGATTTGAATGATCCAAggaaaggcaaaataaaaagaggaatgTTAGGAAAAACGTCCTTATTTggttacatttctttaaaatctaGGCCTAGTAGACAGGtgctgaaaaaaaggaagaattaaCTGATGCTGACAGGTTCCAGAATTTATTTGAGAGAGATCTGTTTTACAATAAATGCATCCCACTGTATTTCTACCTTTGGTCCAAGGAGTCCAGGTTCATCAGCCAGAACTTGACTTAACTCCTTCAGTGCTCCTCTCAGGaacttcctcctctctctgtgcATAGCTCCACTggtaatatttcattttcacttaGTACAACAGTCATATTGAAACATGCACATGTTgggtatttaataaaaaatgtaaagcatAAACTTTACCAGTTGATTAACACATGCTCACGGCATTCCTTAATGTCTGCAACTCGTTTGCTGTACCtgatggaaagaaaaataaagtcatactcaattctttgaagaaaaaaaaactattcttgTAGAGTATTTGCTGagttttattcatcttttatcTAACTTTAGTCTCTTTTTAGACTTTTCTCCAACTACATAATATGACATCAGGAGGGCAATAAAAATCAAAGATAAGGTCGTATTTACTCTTAATTTGA
The nucleotide sequence above comes from Oryzias latipes chromosome 5, ASM223467v1. Encoded proteins:
- the LOC101159814 gene encoding nck-associated protein 1-like — protein: MDYQMKLAEKLTVLNERGQGVLIRMNYIKKLCSHSKLRPTFLTDKAMEPAIKYINKKFPNIDFRGNNHNLTAIQRQKSEILQATKNFYDSFLDVLELKDHAYELLNTIDAGQCSFDIVFNFDFTKNYLDLIITFTSVILMLSRIEDKKVLVGMFNCAHEMTNGTSEPSYPRLGQMFLEYDHPWKKLLEDFGPHTRSVTAALISLNMVYPRRNLPPEQWRRAQLLSLLSIPAAMMEPACCDTMTCEYLSMEVMERWIIIGFLLCHGSLNTNQTSLELWKMALRSGLYLTLIRDEVFNIHKVTEDIFDNFKGYSKRVADIKECREHVLINCGAMHRERRKFLRGALKELSQVLADEPGLLGPKALFVFMALSFSRDEVQWLVRHSESMPKIKTPEDYNDNQMAELLFHMERLRSLMRKYSKIVQRYHVQYLAQFDALVLNDTIQNMSVCPEEESVLLSSFVSTLSALSIKQVENKEEFDFRAVRLDWLRLQAYTSVIKAPLPLKEYPDLAKVMNMIQFHTKMVDSMEEMLQETSELSILCFYPHVFEKMFNQSNEEILMKQYLMAFPSVCSHFSHCGHSLCPEEMDILEKKSLRLCVTFLEQIAKQTSSVVLEICAEQRNLNDQLLPKHCAESISAARHRKQKKAVPKKGEVQKEKPGAESQRKDRTVTTNLDKLHLILRELCSTYSLCSDFLNFDHIVVPTEFLLSHLEQRFSEIIVRMANYNQTTQEITRPSDLLAAIRAYTASLHGLSSYINVDVTRLVKTVLLQQTQPLDSHGGQTITTLYTNWYLEGLLRQASNSLIVHCPTRHCFVSQTTDNEHSLRAEEFSDVAELQALAELIGPYGLKFLSENLMWHITSQVSELKKMVIDNMDILVQMKNNFGKPEEMVTLKKKLTGGENVLKRMTIIGVILSFRAMTQDGLKEVLQNHCPFLIAPIESLKDNISPEADIKLTLNIFELVSAAGLKCDIDPALVAAIRNMHTDNTSLEEEFKLSQLLLVYIAVSLPFLALDPNSLYNQEHGGHNNNIHCLATAINQVFAAMFTVQNKNIEQQLKEFLLLASSTLLQLGQNVEKIDVKNRESVYLLLHMIVEESQFLSQDMLESCFPYVLLRNAYREVHKAFILTVG